TGGAGAACCTTAGGGATCTTCCCATCAAGAAGCTCGTCGTTACCAACTCGATCGACCAGACTGACCGCGTCGAGGcaagcggcggcgtgctcgACACGATCGACATTGCGCCCGTCATTGCTGAGTCGATCCGCAGGACGCACAATGGCGAGTCAATCTCGGCGCTCTTCAAGCCCGACTACTTCCGGGTCTAGACTGTGGGAAGAGCCCAGTGTACCAATATGCTTGTTGAACCCATGCATCTGATCAAGGACGCCACAGGTGCCGTTGCGCACATCAAAGAACGGTTCTTCTAACCACAGCCTCACTGGTGCCAGTCTCTAAATGTCCTCCCACGTCTCATCTGCGAGAGTCAGCGAAACGACTACGGCCAACTCACTGATGCCGAGTGTCGAGCGCATGCCCGACTCGTCCCAGTCGGGAGCGGCGTTCTTGGCCAGGCTCCAGAGGATCATTGTATTCTCTTTGACGAGTAAGCGTAACCATCGTTTCTGCGCATACCTGTCCAACGCTGGGCAGCGGCTTTGGCGATCTCAGTAGCATCCTTCTTGCGCGCGTAGCGGACGGGGTCTGCGGCGCCGTAAGCACCAAGCTCActcttgagcttgtcgctctcctcgcgtATCATcgtgagcttggcgaggagcttcTGGCGATCGGGCTGGATCAGCTACAGCCTGAGAAGCGCTACTTACTGTATCCTCACGAcccttggcggcggccttgatgAGCGCCTGGGTGGAGACGATGGATGCTTCAacagcctcagcctcggcgttTGCCTTGTCCAACGCGGCTTGTTTCTAGGGTGAGGGCTGCGGACGTGGTCGTACAGGTACGAACAGTGGCTCCTGCCGTGCTGGGAAACGCCCAGAAGTCTGTCCTGTCAGCCCTACGTTCCCTCCATGTATAGAAGCTGGACGACAAGGAAGGCGAAGAGGGTTGACTGACAGTTGCTCGTTCCACTGACGTCAGATCTCTATCCCCTTGTACAAACTCACATCTTGTCGAAGGTGACGAGGCCGTCTGAaacgagctcgtcgaggattTCCTTGACACTCTGCTGGACTGTTGTAAGCTTACAAGGGGGGGCCTAGCTCACCGATCCCCTTCTGCTCTGCCATTAGCGCCGTGCTGCCAGTGCTCACTTCCCGCAGGACTCACTCGGCGCAATCTTCTCGAGCTCTTTGAGTGTGTAGAACTCGGCCTGGGGTTAAGCGGTGAGGAAGATCGGTcgaggagggaaggtaCGAACACTCTCGTGGAAGATCTCAACCACTGCGGTCAGTCCACCGGGGAATGTGGCAACTCACGTCGAGTacgcttctcctcgcgaGAGAGGCCACGCTTGGACATGGCGAGTAGAGGAGATAGTGTCAAGGTGGGTTTTAGTGAGTGGTGAggtggtgaggaaggtgcgaCCGTGCTGAGCAGGTAGTGACGGTTGTTCGGTTGAGTGAGCGTGAGTTGTGAgtggggatggagggaggaagagaggtGAGAGAAGAGCCAAGAGTGAACCAGAGATTGGGATAGAAGGGAAGGTTAAACATCAGTTCgcgggccgaggaaggtgggttGAGTGAAGGAATTTAACGGCACGTCTTAGGTGAGTCAACGTCCAACTCACCCGACAACCTTCATCGGTATTTCGTTGACCAGGAAACTGTACATTGTACGAACCTCTACAAGACTTGACCTCACGCTCACGCGCTTGCAGCGCTAGCAAAGCcggagaagaggagcgcCAGGCCCCACGCACCTGGGTCCGGTAcagcctccttcttgagTGCCTCCTGGTCGACATATGCAGCTCGTCCCGCAGCAGCCTGCAGGTTGGCAGTCTCGGTCGCCGccaccttggcctcctctgccgccttggcgaggCCACTCTTGGGGAGAGCGTCGATGAACACAACGAGCGGGTCCAtgagcgtgcgcgagggcggACGCGCACGCGTGTACCCGTACagcacgtcgagcgccgacTTGGCCGCCTTGGCCCACGTGTCCGCTGTAGCCTCGCCTTTGGGGGCGACTGCAAGTGCCTTGGCGAGTgccgagaagaagatggCGTACAACGCTCCCGATGTTCCACCCATGTCGTTCTCCACGATCTCGGACACCGTGCGAATGGAGTTCACGACGTCCTTGGGAGTAATCTTGCCCGCGTCGATCGCGGCGAGAatcgcctcggcgcccgcCTTGAGGGTGAGACCACAGTCACCGTCTCCAGCGATCACATCGTAGCGCGTAATGTCGGGCTCGGCCGCGATAACGTTCTGGCAACCCGCGCGGATCGCTGTGATGAACAGGTCCGAGGAAGTGAGACCAGAAGCCTCCACCTTCTCAGCCTTACCTGCCGAGGCGGGCGTGGGCTCGGGATTAAGCACGGGCACGGTGGCAGGCCGCCAGCCGGGCGCGCTGGACGTCGCGTCGATGCCCGCCAGGATCGTGTCGGCGTCAGTCTCGGGAAGGCGGAGGGCCGTGATGCTGAAGCCCGGCATGTCAAGCGAGCTCATGAACGTTCCGACGAAGAGGCGAACAACCTCGATCTGGCGCTTagccagcgccgcgagggTGTGCGGCACAAGCCCGACGAGTTCCAGCTCGCTCAGCCCACCGAGGTTGTTGAGCATGACGACTGCCTTGTCTCCAGCCTTCCATGGGACGAACGAACGCTCGGGAtcgctcgtgctcgtgaTCATCTCGACCATGTTCTCCACGAGGCTGGCCTTGTTCGTCTGGGTCGTCTTGCTGACGCCGTTTTCGTTGTGGATGCCCATCCCGATCTCGATttcgccgtccttgagcgtTGGCTCGCTCTTGGCAGTGCCGGGAACGTGGCAGTGCGCGAACGACGACCCGATTGTCCCGCAGTTCTCCGCCACGAGCTCCGCGATCCGCTtcacctcggcgaggtcggcaccATGCGCCGCAAGGTGTCCGGCAACCTTGTACACGAGCGTCGTGCCAGCCAGCCCACGGCGTCCGACAATCTTGCCCTGGGTCTTGCCGACAGCGACATCATCGCCCACAATAAGGaactcgacgtcgtgctGCGCACTCTCCCCAGCCATTCCGAAGTGCAGGACGTCGCCCGTGTACCGCTTCACGATCACCAGCGTTCCCTTCTCGTTCTTGACaatgtcgagcgcgcggcgcacCTGGGCGGTGTTGGGCGACGCGAAGATGTTGCCTCCGACTGCCGCGGTGAGCGAGTTCGACCCAACGAACCCGGCGTGCGCCGGCTCGTGGCCCGATCCCCCTCCGGAGATCAACGCGACCTTGGAGCGGTCCGGGTTGCGGACGTGGAGGACTGGCGTTAGCACTGTCGGTCACGT
Above is a genomic segment from Cutaneotrichosporon cavernicola HIS019 DNA, chromosome: 1 containing:
- a CDS encoding uncharacterized protein (Mnd1 family), producing MSKRGLSREEKRTRLVEIFHESAEFYTLKELEKIAPKQKGIVQQSVKEILDELVSDGLVTFDKIGTSNYFWAFPSTAGATKQAALDKANAEAEAVEASIVSTQALIKAAAKGREDTPDRQKLLAKLTMIREESDKLKSELGAYGAADPVRYARKKDATEIAKAAAQRWTENTMILWSLAKNAAPDWDESGMRSTLGINETWEDI
- a CDS encoding uncharacterized protein (Dihydroxyacetone kinase 1), which translates into the protein MSTSHFADEPSQLPLDYLRGLTSMNKDVSVDEQYRVLHVRNPDRSKVALISGGGSGHEPAHAGFVGSNSLTAAVGGNIFASPNTAQVRRALDIVKNEKGTLVIVKRYTGDVLHFGMAGESAQHDVEFLIVGDDVAVGKTQGKIVGRRGLAGTTLVYKVAGHLAAHGADLAEVKRIAELVAENCGTIGSSFAHCHVPGTAKSEPTLKDGEIEIGMGIHNENGVSKTTQTNKASLVENMVEMITSTSDPERSFVPWKAGDKAVVMLNNLGGLSELELVGLVPHTLAALAKRQIEVVRLFVGTFMSSLDMPGFSITALRLPETDADTILAGIDATSSAPGWRPATVPVLNPEPTPASAGKAEKVEASGLTSSDLFITAIRAGCQNVIAAEPDITRYDVIAGDGDCGLTLKAGAEAILAAIDAGKITPKDVVNSIRTVSEIVENDMGGTSGALYAIFFSALAKALAVAPKGEATADTWAKAAKSALDVLYGYTRARPPSRTLMDPLVVFIDALPKSGLAKAAEEAKVAATETANLQAAAGRAAYVDQEALKKEAVPDPGAWGLALLFSGFASAASA